The nucleotide window AGTGCATAGCGTTCATTAACAGCTCTGAGCCCATTTGAAGTTTGTGCATAGGTAAGCACTGTCCGCATTACATACCTGGTGCTGTCTTCATTGGGTTTAAGTCTGCGCCAGGCTGTCTTTACTTCAATGGCGCCTTCAGTGGCCCGCTGATTGTTTCCACAGGGCAGGCAAATTACCCTTCCCTTCCCTTTCCCGTTCACGGAGGTAGTATCACTTTCGCAGGTTGAAGTTGAACCTTTAAAATAAGCAGAATCCGCATGGATGCTGTCTTTATTATTGATATTACCCTGGTAGAGCTTTTCCTTGGTGCTAAAGTTTGTCCGGATATAGTTATACTCATCGCGATTCACCTTTGCCTGGTACAACACCTGATATTGCTTATCGTTTGTAATCGACTGCCCAAACACGATACAGGAGCCTATTTCATTGTTTTCATCCAGGTTATTAAATACTGTGGTATCTGTACCTTTGAGCGGCTGCGTCCAATTGTAATAAGTATAGTATGGCACGGTATCGAATTTGCTCATCACATTGGTTGCCGGCCTTAACTCTGTTCTGTGTTTATAAGTTTCCCAAACGAACAGAGGGGGATAAGGGTTCTTATCTGTTTCATACCTCCATTTCGTATCTGGCGTTCCTCTGGTACCTGATTGCTCATAGTCGGATTTCCAGTTCAGCGCAAAAAATTCATCCCAAGCAAAAGTGCAAAGGTTCTGTGGTGTCGCCTGACCTGAAACATCGTGAGGTACATCAGAAGAAATGGTGATAGGAAATGTTTGATTCACATCCTTCTCAGTAGGAGCAGGTTTGGATTCCTCCGCTGCTGCCGACTTTCTTCGTATCAGCAATACACTTACAGTACCTGCAAACAATATTGCCACAATAAAAACATATTTTTTCATAATTGTTAATTTGAGGGTAAGAACGATTTTATCTGATTTCCATCTTATAAAGATTTTTGCTGATGATAGCACTCAAGGCTTCCTTATTGCTTTCTCTGCCGTGTATTTCTATACAGAAATTGTCGGTGTAATCTTTTTTATGTGGAATGTATAAAAGGGCGCGGGGGCTTAATACTTCCTGTAACTTGTATTGCCTTTGAGGTTCAGCATCCATCCGTCGCCTATTATTTACTTGAATATCCAGATCAGCAGTTGAGAGAGATAGCATCACAGGAAAGTGAGGTGTCTGATTTGTTGTAATAACTTCTGTATGCCGATTTGCCGGCACCAGAGTTTCCGTTTTTGCTGTCATAATGGGAGAGTTTATATGATGATAAATTGTTTTTTTACATCACATGAATGGGTGCATTTGAAGATATTGATAGATAAGAGGCTGATCGGTTATTATGAGGAGATGAATGTGTAATGGTACTGAGGCCGTGCTGTCGCTTCTTTAAGATGTATAGTATTCCTTACTATTTACCTGAATAGTGATTTAAGTTATATAAAAAATTGGAACTGAAAAAATTGTTTTTTTAGTATTGTCCGACTAAAAACAATAGGAAAGGAATAGAAAATGGGGCGTAAAGCCCCCCTCTACAGTCCTTATTCTCAGCCTTCCTTCTGTTTAGATTCGCTTATTACTTTATCATAAAATGCTTGTTGATACTCCTGAACTCAGTCAGGTGGACAGCTTCAATTAGTTTTTCAAGATGTCTTTTTATACCCGATAGCTCAATGGTTTCGTTTTACCAGCTCTTAAATTCCAAAAAGAACTTCTGGTGTATCCCACTATGATACAATAACGTATTGTTTATTAATAATGCCTATATTCCAAAGGTTAAAGCTGTTGTATGAGAGAAACATCCTCAAACGCGCCATAAGGATGACCTTCAAAGTGAATTGCTATAATAAACATAATTCTTACTTTGCAGGCTCAAAACCAAACTTCTTGAAGAAAGTCTTTAAAATTTTTTCCTATACGCTATTAACCTTTTGCCTGCTGGCTGGCCTGTACCTTTCATCGGCGTATATCCTTTCCCGTATGAGTACTCCGAAAGAACAGGTCGCAGATGCTGATATTCCTATTTACATACTCACTAACGGTGTACATACAGATCTGGTGGTACCTGTCCGCACGGAGCAGATCGATTGGAGTACCCGCATTCCTTTTGGCAACACTATAGCCAATGATAGCAGTGCTCAGCTGCTGGCTTTCGGCTGGGGAGATAAGGGCTTTTACCTGCAAACACCCACCTGGGCCGATCTTAAATTCAGTACAGCATTCAAAGCGGCTTTTGCCTTAAGTACTGCCGCTATCCATGCTACTTATTATCGCCAACTGCAGGAAAATGAAAGTTGCCGCAAGATCATGATTAATAAATCCCAGTATGCAAGATTAATCCAATTTATCAGTAATAGCTTTAAACCAGGCACAGATGGTATGCCGATCAAGATAAATACAAATGCTAATTACGGTAATGGCGACGCTTTTTACGAAGCCAAAGGGAGATATAACCTGTTTTATACCTGTAATACCTGGGCTAACGATGGGTTAAAAAGCTGTGGACAAAAGGCCTGCCGCTGGACCATCTTTGACACAGGAATATTTTATCACTACAGGAAGTAAGCTTAGCATTAAAAGCTACTTTCGTACCAGTTGGATAAAGAATCCACCTCTGGGCACGTAAAAGTAAAAAGGCTTGTAAGTTTTAACTTACAAGCCTTTTTACTTTTAGTCAGATGTCGTTTCTAACTACTTGCGCTCCCATTATTCATGGATCAAATTGAAAAATTCGCGAGACAAATTTGACAGCCAGTACCTTGAATGATTACATCTTTTCGCACGACTACTTCACATAAGTACTACCCTTATCCTGCCCAAATGTTTGAGGACGGTTGTCTGTTGTGGGCTTATCGGGTACGGGAGGTGCGGGGGCTGTCCAGTTGTTCCATGATACACGGGAGCCATCAGGTGCAGTCACTTCAAATCCGGCAAATTGCCAGTCGCCGTAATAATGATTATTACGGAAAATATTATCCTGCTGAAAGGTGATCCGCCAGGGAATCTGGTAACCACTGAATTCAGGAAATGTGCCGTACTCAGAAAATATTCCATTGATACCGCAGTAATTTCCTCCTGTACATCCCAGCAGCGCTTTATCTATTCTGAAATCATTATTCTCTACCACCACATTTTCTGTTGACCAGCGACAAACAAATTTATTTACAACACTACCAGGAATAACATCCGGCAAACCGGATTTGCAGGGAGAATCATCGTACAGGCTTCTCATCTTTATTGTGCCCGCCCGATGGGTGTTGGCGCTGGATCCACTATACCTGTTTGCATTTTCCCACAGCACTACACCTCCCCAGTTATTCTCAAAGTTATTGTTGCTGATCAGCATGGGGGAGGTTTTCAGATTAAATCCACGTGGACTGCCGGCTTCGGAAATATATACTGCAGGAACCGGAAAATAATCTCCTTTACGCGCATTCTCCATACCAGCAACGATCGCATTCTTCTTAAAGTTATTGAAACGTACGCTGGCATCATAACCGGCTTCTATCATTAATCCGTTTCCATCATTATCATTGATATAATTATTTTCAATGACGAAGCCACGATTATTATTATCCAGCCATAAGCCTACCCCTTTATTATTATGCACCCAATTATTCGTAACCCTGGCATTCTTGTTGATCCAGAACTTTACGCCACCGGTACAACCACATCCATCGATTTTGCTCTCCCAATCATCGGTATTGTTACCTGCAATTTCATTATGATCCAATACAAAATTTACTACCTCGTTGGTTTCAGTTCCGCAACAGGAGTTAATTCCATATTGACCATTGTCTTTTATGCAATTATAACGGTAAACATTATTAGGCCCAGCCATCAGACCGGCGCCTTTGTTATTGGAGATGGTATTATATTCAATGGTCCATTTATCGCCGGCATCATGGTTGACAACACCTTCGTCGCGCGGCGCCATGAAGTTGCGGATGGTAAGATAACGGATCGTCACATTGACAGCCCGCTGTGTAAACGCATAATGATTGATATGCTGACCATCCAGGATGGCACCAGGGCCGCCAATAAATGTAGTATTGTTCTCAGGTATAATCTGGCTGAATGGATCATCGCCTATTGTATGTACACCAGGTGCCAGCCAGAAAGTGGCTCCTTCGACTTTAAAGTTGAAACCTTTGTTATCACCTGCCGGCACTGTAATAGCACCCGCTGGCGCAGCGCTGGGTCCCGTCAGTAATTGCGTATTGCCACAGATTTCAGCCGGTGGCGACGATGGCCACACATTTGCTTCAGAATTAGACGGATTTCCGGGTTCCTTTTGGGAGCCTGGTGCACCAGGCTTATGACATCCCGTGATATAGAGGAGGCACAACGGAAGTAAAGATCCACAGATCTTTTGCAATAGTAAATCAGTTTTTCTCATAGGAGTTGAATTTGGTGAACAAAAGGTTTCCATCGTCACTTACCTGTATCAGTAGTAAGTGGCTTACTATATAAAAATAATTAGTCAGCTTTTTAGAAGGCACTGCGACGGCAGCTGACGCTGTTCTTCCCAACTACAGGGCATTTAAATGCTTATCGCATTTGCAAAGACTTTAAATTGTTTGCTGGTGATTCAAATAAGGCATTCATAATTGACATAGGTTTGGCCAGGCTAAATACCTTAGTGTCCAAGAAATGATTGACAATGCATCTGGGCTTGAACCTTCCTTTCTTCTCACGTGAAATATTTCCCTGATCGATAGGCATCTTTCCTTTCAGTACAGCAGGGATTATTAGTAGTCTTCACTATAGTAAAGGTTCTTCAGACTGGTTTCGGGGCGGTAAGTTACAAATAAAATGAAAGATTTAAGCAGGAAGATCTTTTTTTAAGGAGATATTAATTATATCCTAACGGAAGAATAGAAAAACTTTGATAAAGAGGCGCTAAGGATTCCTGAAATCAGCGGATCATTGGGAAGTAACCTATTTAACGCGAATTCAAAGTAAGGCAAATTAAAATCCGGGTTACAACTTATATGTAATACCCAAAGACCAGTAGAACCGGTTGCTCAGTGGTTCTACCTTTACTATTGATTCCTTGGTAGACAGTGTTGTTAGTGTAAGCACCGCAGGGTGCAATGGAATAGCGTAAGTGGGTTCAAAAGAGAAAGTGAGTCGCTTATGAATGGTATAAGATATGGGTAGGCTTAATTCATAATCCAGTATGGTAAAATTGGATGCACCACTCATATCTGCTACCACAGTTGGATGTTGACGTTGTTTCTTTTGCTTGCTCACTTTTACTACAGGACTGAGGTAACGCTTGTTATAATAATCATCATAATAGTGTTGCGTTCCGGCGTTAGCTGATACGGTAGGAATGATGTTCAGATGATCGTTGAACAGGGAGAAACTATGCTCCAGTGCGGCTCTTACGGAATAATCGGTTTTTGATCCGAAATTCATATAGCCGTCTATAGAAGCTGCGATGATTTCATTGAAATCATATTCAACGCTGGCATGCACATCACCATTCAATTCTGACCGTACGTTATCACTCAGGTCACTATAGAAAAATTTAGAGGCACTGATCTCTCCATCAAAATTACCCCGCGAAAACATATACCCTGCTGTAAGTATACCTGCATCCACACGAGTACCGTTATCCGTTAACATAGAAAGGATACCCTCTGCATATAACCCCGATTTATGATAATAACCCAATGTAGTGGACAAATACGGGATACGGGTGCTGTCGTTTCTGCCGGTATATACGTTGTCACTCAGGTATTGCAAGCCTGCACGAAAATGCGACCTGGGTCTTTCTTTGTCTGCTGTTATCGTTTGTTCATTACCGGTAGCCGGCAGTGAATCCCGCTGGTACGATGGTGCGGTAGTGGCCCTGTTATCGGGTTGCTGCGCGAATATAGGTATTGACGGCAATAACAGAATGCATAGAGATAGTACTTTCATGTGCTTTTTACAGATTATAATACATAGTGACTATAGACAGAATCAAAGCCCCAAAGTTTAATCTATAAATCACCGTTGATATTATCAATATGTTAAAACTGCATTAGAAAATAAGAGGATGTTTCAAAATTGCCCAGTGATTTATCTGCTTTTCGCCGCTTTCCCTTTCATATGTCAATGCCACACATACCGGGAAAAGCGGCGAAAAGTTGATTACTGCATTGCTTACAATTTTAATTTCAGACCTCCGTTGACCACGAAACCATCCAGCGGTGCGTAGATGTCCCTAAACACAGGATGTGTTACGGTGCCGGTGTAGATACTCCCGAAACGGGTTTGCCGGGTGTCAAGATAGTTTTCAAAATTCACGAACAAAGAAAATTTCTCCCACAGCTTTTCCGCCATGAATCCACATATCCAGTAAGGCTTACCGGTGGTGCCATCTGTGAGCGTCTGTTTGCTGTAGTAATAGGCTTCCAGCCCTATCTTCCACTTTTCTTCTTTTTCATACATCAGTACATTGTTCAGCCGGTGACGGGCGGTGAGCGGGTTTTCGCGGATGATGCCATTATCATTCAGGCGCGCATCGGTAAAAGTATATCCGATGAATAGTTTAAAGTCGCCGTACCCGAATTTAACATTCGTTTCCCAGCCTTTGGTATCAATGAACCCATCTACGTTTTCCAGTCTGTAGAGATTTCCGGGGACTGTATTAAGTAATAAAGGGTGATTGATACGGGTATAAAAGAAAAGCTGATTGATGCTGAAACTTAGCTTATCATCAAACAGAGATGTTTTGTAATTCAGATCAAAGTTGGCGCCGTAGGACCGTTCCAGTTTATTGACATCGGCATTGATGGGCAGCACGGATTTATACTGGATACGTTCTGTTTCCTCCGTAAATATCGTGGGTGTTTTATAACCCAGTCCTCCGCCAACACGGGATGAGAATTCAGGAGAGATTTTAAACAGGGCCGAAATCCGGGGCAGCAGTACCAGGCCATAGTCAATTACATAGTCACCCCGCAAGCCTGTTTCCAGCTGCAGCCAGTCGTTGGCCTTCCAGGTATTTTGTACAAAAGCACCCAACGTGTTCTGATTGTAGTTACGCTTAGGCAGGGTGTCTGTTTGCTGTTCTTTGAAATTATCAGTATAAACGTTGATGCCGGTTATCCAGTCCATGTTTTCCTGCTGACGGTGGTAGGTAGCCTCTGTATAAGTGGACCACTGCTGTCCATCAAATACATAACCGGGGATAGAGATCGTCCGTTTAAAGCTGTTGATGGAATTTTTTACCGTTAGACTGTTGCCTTCACTGAACTCATGATTGAAGGAAAACTGGGTAGAGAAACGGTTACTTTTATTCTTCTCATAGTAACTATGTGTACTGTCGCCCCGACCTTTGATATAGAGGATATCGCCACCGGTCCTGTCTTCCGTGATAAAGTTGAGGCCCAGGTTCATCGAGGTTTTCGGACTGAAATAGACAAACAACTTAGGGTTGAATACATACCGTTCAAATTTTGGTATAGCGGTGAATCCGGTGTTGGATGGATCATAGGCTTTGTTGCTGTTGCGGGAGGCAAAAACAGTCATCCCTACCTTGTTGAACCGCTGTCCGTAAAATCCGTTGAGGTCCAGCCCACCGGCAGAGGTGCCATTGATCAGGAACCGGAGGTCTCGTTCTGTTGTGGGTACTTTTGATATCAGATTGACCAGCCCGGCGATAGCCCCGCCGCCGTATAAAGTGGAGGAGGAGCCCTTGATAACCTCTACTTGTTTCAGGTCGAGTGGGGGAGTTTGTAGCAGTCCTAAACCACCGGAAAAGCCGGCATACAGCGGAAACCCGTCTTTGAGGATCTGTGTATATCGACCATCAAGGCCCTGGATACGGATACTGGAATTGGCTGATGTGGCTGAAACCTGCTGTGTTTGGATTCCGGTGCTTTCATTGAGCATCATCCGTATATCACCCGGCTTCATGTTTCCTTTTTCTTCCAGTTCTTCACCGGCTATGAATTCAACACGGGTGGGTATGTCCCGGATACTACGGTTGCTACGGGTAGAGGATATTAC belongs to Chitinophaga sp. HK235 and includes:
- a CDS encoding TIGR02117 family protein, whose amino-acid sequence is MKKVFKIFSYTLLTFCLLAGLYLSSAYILSRMSTPKEQVADADIPIYILTNGVHTDLVVPVRTEQIDWSTRIPFGNTIANDSSAQLLAFGWGDKGFYLQTPTWADLKFSTAFKAAFALSTAAIHATYYRQLQENESCRKIMINKSQYARLIQFISNSFKPGTDGMPIKINTNANYGNGDAFYEAKGRYNLFYTCNTWANDGLKSCGQKACRWTIFDTGIFYHYRK
- a CDS encoding right-handed parallel beta-helix repeat-containing protein, which encodes MRKTDLLLQKICGSLLPLCLLYITGCHKPGAPGSQKEPGNPSNSEANVWPSSPPAEICGNTQLLTGPSAAPAGAITVPAGDNKGFNFKVEGATFWLAPGVHTIGDDPFSQIIPENNTTFIGGPGAILDGQHINHYAFTQRAVNVTIRYLTIRNFMAPRDEGVVNHDAGDKWTIEYNTISNNKGAGLMAGPNNVYRYNCIKDNGQYGINSCCGTETNEVVNFVLDHNEIAGNNTDDWESKIDGCGCTGGVKFWINKNARVTNNWVHNNKGVGLWLDNNNRGFVIENNYINDNDGNGLMIEAGYDASVRFNNFKKNAIVAGMENARKGDYFPVPAVYISEAGSPRGFNLKTSPMLISNNNFENNWGGVVLWENANRYSGSSANTHRAGTIKMRSLYDDSPCKSGLPDVIPGSVVNKFVCRWSTENVVVENNDFRIDKALLGCTGGNYCGINGIFSEYGTFPEFSGYQIPWRITFQQDNIFRNNHYYGDWQFAGFEVTAPDGSRVSWNNWTAPAPPVPDKPTTDNRPQTFGQDKGSTYVK
- a CDS encoding TonB-dependent receptor domain-containing protein; its protein translation is MFKTLSIILLLCFAQVCLAQNKFTAFIKDADSKKPLIGATAILTGTNKGAQADNNGVVTITGIPNGRHVISCTYMGYQEKADTFSFPLSSDTVTIYLEHAGEEMEEVVISSTRSNRSIRDIPTRVEFIAGEELEEKGNMKPGDIRMMLNESTGIQTQQVSATSANSSIRIQGLDGRYTQILKDGFPLYAGFSGGLGLLQTPPLDLKQVEVIKGSSSTLYGGGAIAGLVNLISKVPTTERDLRFLINGTSAGGLDLNGFYGQRFNKVGMTVFASRNSNKAYDPSNTGFTAIPKFERYVFNPKLFVYFSPKTSMNLGLNFITEDRTGGDILYIKGRGDSTHSYYEKNKSNRFSTQFSFNHEFSEGNSLTVKNSINSFKRTISIPGYVFDGQQWSTYTEATYHRQQENMDWITGINVYTDNFKEQQTDTLPKRNYNQNTLGAFVQNTWKANDWLQLETGLRGDYVIDYGLVLLPRISALFKISPEFSSRVGGGLGYKTPTIFTEETERIQYKSVLPINADVNKLERSYGANFDLNYKTSLFDDKLSFSINQLFFYTRINHPLLLNTVPGNLYRLENVDGFIDTKGWETNVKFGYGDFKLFIGYTFTDARLNDNGIIRENPLTARHRLNNVLMYEKEEKWKIGLEAYYYSKQTLTDGTTGKPYWICGFMAEKLWEKFSLFVNFENYLDTRQTRFGSIYTGTVTHPVFRDIYAPLDGFVVNGGLKLKL